A region from the Trachemys scripta elegans isolate TJP31775 chromosome 22, CAS_Tse_1.0, whole genome shotgun sequence genome encodes:
- the LOC117869101 gene encoding paraneoplastic antigen Ma3-like, whose amino-acid sequence MANMSGLLGPGPAASSSGAAASANDWAKALGQILEKVVLSHARSNSCRELRLFAGAEEFEPWLEHTTEMLQEWAVPDAEKRRCLIESLSGPALDVIRTLKLIDPGVSVKDCLEALDHTFGSVEGPEDSYCKFLNSRQQIGEKISAYIQRLKRLLQRAVMRGAVTAEQMDRTRLAQIVRGAQYQNSILLHLRLRERREHPPSYSQLIKEVREEEERQAASEFWEAQTLEPAGTTPLQTASVLMVSTTEELAQQVQVLTERIAELQNTIDRAKTSGNKEPLTVAMEKSAFRATIPSGRRGKGQFFCYRCGQDGHSAAKCHNEENPSLVYGKLRISWERSGTNSSLFKVLADYCRRRAGDQYLNTLMIHTLCAEAYRKIEGAKKETSELLIGALKYMGATPLVVPARTEQEVLVMSTRLKGSKGALAMVEQPVEGELPEGVLVPSGVITLPAEAQENVTILIANETSRDVVVKQGQKIADLFEPESIVKPQERSRRIALSEMEDVRQHLQELAANGIITESRSPYASPIVVVRKKNGKIRMCIDYRTLNRRTVVDQYTMPESKMP is encoded by the exons ATGGCTAATATGTCAGGTTTGTTgggccccggccctgcagcctctagctcAGGGGCCGCAGCCTCAGCCAATGATTGGGCAAAAGCACTGGGgcaaatattggaaaaggttGTGTTGTCCCATGCTAGGTCAAACTCTTGTCgtgagttaaggttatttgctgGGGCAGAGGAATTCGAACCCTGGTTGGAGcataccactgaaatgctgcaggagtgggctgTACCCGATGCAGAAAAGCGAAGATGTCTAATAGAGAGCCTTAGTGGCCCAGCATTAGATGTGATTCGCACCCTGAAGCTCATTGACCCTGGGGTCAGTGTGAAGGACTGCCTGGAGGCCCTTGATCATACCTTTGGGAGTGTAGAGGGCCCTGAAGACAGTTACTGTAAGTTCCTTAATTCCCGACAGCAAATTGGTGAGAAGATTTCAGCCTATATACAGAGGCTGAAGAGACTGCTTCAGAGAGCTGTCATGAGGGGTGCAGTGACTGCTGAACAGATGGATCGGACCAGACTGGCTCAAATTGTAAGAGGAGCTCAATATCAGAACTCGATTCTACTCCATCTCCGGCTAAGAGAACGACGGGAACATCCCCCAAGTTATTCCCAgctgataaaggaggtcagagaagaggaagaaaggcaggCTGCCAGCGAGTTTTGGGAAGCCCAAACGTTGGAGCCAGCCggcacaacaccactgcaaacggCCAGTGTACTGATGGTGAGCACCACAGAGGAACTTGCCCAACAAGTGCAGGTCCTGACAGAACGGATAGCTGAACTGCAAAACACCATTGACCGAGCTAAGACTTCCGGGAATAAGGAGCCTCTGACTGTGGCGATGGAGAAGTCAGCATTTAGAGCCACCATCCCATCTGGGCGAAGGGGGAAAGGACAATTCTTCTGCTACCGATGTGGTCAGGATGGACACAGTGCTGCCAAGTGCCATAATGAAGAAAACCCCTCCTTAGTATATGGGAAGCTGAGGATCAGTTGGGAGAGATCCG GGACCAACTCCAGTCTCTTCAAGGTGCTCGCGGATTACTGCAGACGACGGGCTGGGGACCAGTATCTGAATACCCTGATGATCCATACGCTTTGTGCTGAAGCCTATAGGAAGATTGAGGGTGCTAAAAAGGAGACATCTGAGCTACTGATTGGGGCGCTGAAGTACATGGGCGCAACCCCCTTAGTAGTGCCTGCAAGGACGGAGCAAGAAGTGCTTGTCATGAGTACTCGGCTGAAAGGCAGTAAAGGGGCATTAGCAATGGTAGAGCAGCCAGTTGAAGGAGAGCTCCCGGAAGGAGTGCTGGTCCCCAGTGGAGTCATAACCCTACCTGCTGAAGCCCAGGAAAATGTGACTATACTGATTGCTAATGAAACGAGTCGAGATGTTGTTGTGAAGCAAGGACAAAAGATAGCGGATCTCTTTGAGCCTGAATCAATTGTAAAACCCCA GGAGAGATCTAGGAGGATTGCCCTCTCCGAGATGGAAGATGTGCGACAACATCTTCAGGAGCTGGCTGCGAATGGCATCATTACAGAG